The following coding sequences lie in one Glycine max cultivar Williams 82 chromosome 19, Glycine_max_v4.0, whole genome shotgun sequence genomic window:
- the LOC100805589 gene encoding 7-deoxyloganetin glucosyltransferase, which translates to MSNSTERKPHALLTPLPLQGHINPLLRLAKLLHLRGFHITFVHTEYNIKRLLNSRGPKALDGLQDFHFETIPDSLPPTYGDGDVTEDAVSLAKSVREKMLVPFRDLLARLHDSSTAGLVPPVTCLVSDCWMFFTIQAAEELSLPIALFSPISACSLMFVLHYRSLFDKGLLPLKDKSYLTNGYLDTKVDWIPGMKNFKLKDLPEIIWTIDPNDFMLKFLIEVGDNMQRSSAIILNTFAELESDVLNGLTSMFPSLYPIGPLPSFLNQSPQNHLASLGSNLWKEDTEYLEWLKSKEPKSVVYVNFGSITVMSPEQLLEFAWGLANSKRPFLWIIRPDLVVGGSMILSSEFVNETLDRGLIASWCPQEEVLNHPSIGGFLTHCGWNSTIEGICAGVPMLCWPFFADQPINCRHICKEWGIGIEINTNAKREEVEKQVNELMEGEIGKKMRQKVMELKKKAEEGTKLGGLSHINLEKVIWEVLLKKN; encoded by the exons ATGAGTAACTCTACAGAGAGAAAGCCACATGCACTGTTGACACCATTACCACTTCAAGGCCATATCAACCCATTGTTGAGATTAGCAAAGCTGCTTCATCTGAGAGGCTTTCACATAACCTTTGTCCACACTGAATACAACATTAAACGCTTGCTCAACTCAAGGGGTCCTAAAGCCCTTGATGGCCTTCAAGACTTTCATTTTGAGACCATACCAGATAGTCTTCCCCCCACATATGGTGATGGTGATGTCACTGAAGACGCAGTGTCTCTTGCTAAATCAGTGAGAGAGAAGATGCTCGTACCCTTTCGCGATCTTCTTGCTCGTCTTCATGATTCTTCCACTGCTGGCCTTGTACCTCCAGTTACTTGCTTGGTTTCTGATTGTTGGATGTTTTTTACTATACAAGCTGCTGAAGAACTTTCACTTCCTATTGCTCTATTTTCACCGATCAGTGCTTGTTCCTTAATGTTTGTTTTGCACTACCGTTCTCTTTTTGATAAGGGTCTCCTACCACTCAAAG ATAAGAGTTATTTGACAAATGGGTATTTGGACACAAAAGTGGACTGGATACCAGGAATGAAAAACTTTAAACTGAAGGACTTGCCTGAGATTATATGGACCATAGATCCAAATGACTTCATGTTAAAATTTCTCATTGAAGTAGGAGATAATATGCAAAGAAGCTCtgctattattttaaatacttttgcTGAACTTGAGAGTGATGTATTGAATGGTCTCACCTCTATGTTCCCTTCTCTTTACCCCATtggccctctcccttcatttttAAACCAAAGTCCACAGAACCACTTGGCTTCTCTAGGTTCCAATCTTTGGAAGGAAGATACTGAGTATCTTGAATGGCTTAAATCCAAGGAACCAAAGTCTGTTGTTTATGTGAACTTTGGTAGCATCACAGTTATGTCTCCAGAGCAACTTTTGGAGTTTGCTTGGGGTTTGGCCAACAGCAAGAGACCCTTTTTGTGGATCATTAGGCCTGACCTTGTCGTGGGTGGCTCAATGATTTTATCATCTGAGTTTGTCAATGAAACTTTAGATAGAGGCCTAATAGCAAGCTGGTGTCCACAAGAGGAAGTGCTGAACCACCCTTCAATTGGTGGATTCTTGACTCATTGTGGATGGAACTCAACAATTGAAGGCATTTGTGCTGGCGTGCCAATGCTGTGTTGGCCATTTTTTGCTGATCAGCCAATAAACTGTAGACACATTTGCAAAGAATGGGGCATTGGGATTGAAATTAACACCAATGCGAAGAGAGAGGAGGTGGAGAAACAGGTCAATGAATTGATGGAGGGAGAGATAGGAAAGAAGATGAGGCAAAAGGTCATGGAATTGAAGAAGAAGGCAGAGGAGGGCACCAAACTAGGTGGTCTTTCACACATTAACTTGGAGAAAGTGATTTGGGAAGTgctgcttaaaaaaaattag